In Rhodanobacter denitrificans, the sequence TCCTGGGGTTCCCAAATTCGATTAATGATTCGTGTTACTCATGCCGCCCGTCGATCACCCAAAGTTCAAAGGCATCAGACTTTTTCTGCAACGATATACACGGCCTCGCTGATCAGCGGAAGTAGACGATGGCGCTCCACCTCACGCAGGCCGGACTTTTCCAACAGTAGCCTGATATCCCCGTTGCTTATCGGATAATTTGCGGGTGGCTGATGTCCCATTAGCCGTTTCAAGCGCCGCCGAAACCTTTGATAGCCCGAATCGAGGCTCTGGTTGATGACTACGATTGAACGACTCAACCTGGCGACCGCAGTCAGGAACTCGATCTGTCCGTCGAGGGGAAAGTGCATCAATACGCGTGCGCACAAAGCACCGTCGCAGATTGGGCTGTTCGGCGGGTCTTTCTTCATATCCGCCACCTCGCAGGTGAAGGTCTCCGCATACGAAACCAGGCGTTGTCGCGCCACACTCAGCATG encodes:
- a CDS encoding class I SAM-dependent methyltransferase, encoding MNWNPDEHYKSQTVAVDYDASRFSSIPGRVFNSLEKRTVAKCFSRLSKGSTIADAPCGTGRLAGALLEAGYRVHGFDISEAMLSVARQRLVSYAETFTCEVADMKKDPPNSPICDGALCARVLMHFPLDGQIEFLTAVARLSRSIVVINQSLDSGYQRFRRRLKRLMGHQPPANYPISNGDIRLLLEKSGLREVERHRLLPLISEAVYIVAEKV